The following coding sequences lie in one Fusarium poae strain DAOMC 252244 chromosome 1, whole genome shotgun sequence genomic window:
- a CDS encoding hypothetical protein (TransMembrane:7 (i77-93o99-117i129-148o154-173i193-213o219-237i298-318o)~CAZy:GT90), whose translation MSVFTHVDPAVGSAAGAILFTTLTQYYPAKRLELCSEIVCWAILPFLFKRFPSSVSHHTLPFEQSHEPKKQDQPTKSHWLIPIGVVAAAFYRAESNTIGFYPALTPLLLGVHLTFRNKTTYSEPQIQPSIINTVWGSVLTAIPAVISLSNGDLFGSLVSIILVASLLVVYSVLTPGTKFGISSLDIEACIEDISFRTACLLVVSIVAQMLILGPPTSDIVTTLLSGSFKAAAWFFTIQSANQSSWVIAPAIGTFALACTRDPSSQSSQLQAISHVFVSTVSLAQVTQFLPKQAKGKPILWLFLTASIFPFVFNEYTIYKTQNAAVNAFSDDQPHPVEILAGQAMEKFEAMVRNQSKTYESAATEYKRRYRIDPPPGFKGWFQFARHHQSPIIDEFDMMTDSILPFLKISGKEVAGAMTELYKTPESEVWLCDFQGKTSQMTCKHPNREYDRHYSFLFNKLLYNFPGVLPNVRLLINHYDEPRIMSQSPSGDTEKQFKLTDMSQRPTWDILTKFCPASEAKSEGISKNFGMFGLPFVEDHQSESDICQHPEYQSLHGAFISPKTFSFIEGLVPVLSTGAYSTMGDILIPSPAYIEKEFEYDNDRDMPWSEKTNNLYWRGSTTGGYAHDGRWRNYQRQRFVSMAQNLGQRKHSYLRKDGDSVSTVKSGFLNGRLFDVGFTRIFQCDWKFCRDQSTYFDVKSWANKDKAFGSKLAFDLDGNGISGRYYKLLSSNSLPLKQALLREWHGERLMPWVHYIPVSQSLKELPELVTYLTSTERGQSLAEDIANRGKEWIRKAVREVDMAIYLYRLLLELARLQDPEREAL comes from the exons ATGTCAGTCTTTACACATGTTGATCCAGCGGTGGGTTCTGCAGCCGGTGCCATACTATTCACGACCCTTACACAATATTACCCAGCCAAAAGGTTAGAGCTGTGCTCTGAAATAGTCTGCTGGGCtattcttccttttcttttcaaaCGTTTCCCTTCATCTGTTTCGCACCATACATTGCCCTTTGAACAATCACATGAGCCAAAGAAACAGGATCAGCCAACAAAATCGCACTGGCTTATCCCTATTGGAGTTGTGGCAGCTGCATTTTATAGAGCTGAGAGTAACACAATTGGTTTCTAT CCTGCTCTGACGCCGCTGCTACTTGGAGTTCACCTAACCTTCCGAAACAAGACAACCTATTCAGAACCTCAAATACAACCTTCTATTATCAATACAGTCTGGGGTTCTGTATTAACAGCTATCCCAGCGGTGATATCACTTTCGAACGGAGACCTCTTCGGATCACTTGTTTCCATTATTTTAGTGGCATCTCTGCTTGTTGTTTATAGCGTTCTCACTCCCGGGACCAAATTTGGTATCTCATCATTAGACATCGAAGCATGTATCGAAGACATCTCATTTCGAACAGCATGTCTACTCGTAGTCTCCATAGTCGCGCAAATGCTCATACTTGGGCCACCGACAAGTGACATTGTCACGACACTACTATCAGGGTCCTTCAAAGCTGCAGCGTGGTTCTTTACCATACAAAGC GCGAATCAATCCTCTTGGGTTATAGCTCCAGCCATTGGAACATTTGCTCTAGCGTGCACAAGAGATCCCTCATCTCAGAGTTCCCAGCTTCAAGCTATTTCTCATGTCTTTGTGTCGACTGTTTCCCTGGCTCAGGTCACACAATTCCTACCCAAACAAGCCAAAGGGAAACCAATACTATGGCTATTCTTAACGGCATCTATTTTTCCGTTCGTCTTCAATGAATACACGATTTATAAAACCCAAAATGCAGCGGTCAACGCTTTCAGCGACGACCAACCGCACCCCGTCGAGATTCTAGCTGGACAAGCAATGGAAAAGTTTGAAGCCATGGTGAGGAACCAGTCCAAGACTTATGAATCTGCAGCGACTGAGTATAAACGCCGATACCGCATCGACCCTCCACCAGGCTTCAAAGGCTGGTTCCAATTCGCCCGACACCATCAATCCCCGATCATCGACGAATTTGACATGATGACTGACTCGATATTACCCTTCCTGAAAATCAGTGGCAAAGAAGTCGCTGGGGCTATGACTGAGTTATACAAAACTCCAGAAAGCGAAGTCTGGCTCTGTGACTTCCAGGGCAAGACATCTCAAATGACGTGCAAGCACCCAAATCGCGAGTATGACAGACACTATAGTTTTCTGTtcaataagctattatacaATTTTCCAGGTGTTCTTCCCAACGTCAGGCTTCTCATCAATCATTATGATGAGCCCAGGATCATGAGTCAATCACCGAGTGGCGATACAGAAAAGCAGTTCAAGCTCACCGATATGTCGCAACGTCCAACCTGGGACATTTTGACAAAATTTTGCCCAGCTTCAGAAGCAAAGTCCGAGGGGATTTCGAAAAACTTCGGGATGTTCGGGCTGCCTTTTGTTGAAGATCACCAATCCGAGTCGGATATATGCCAACATCCTGAATACCAAAGTCTGCATGGAGCATTTATCAGTCCCAAAACGTTTTCCTTTATTGAGGGTTTAGTACCAGTATTATCGACTGGCGCATATTCAACAATGGGAGACATCTTAATCCCCAGCCCAGCCTACATTGAGAAGGAATTTGAATATGATAATGATCGAGATATGCCCTGGTCCGAGAAGACGAACAATCTGTACTGGAGAGGTTCAACAACTGGAGGTTACGCACATGATGGTCGGTGGAGAAATTACCAACGGCAAAGATTTGTATCAATGGCCCAGAATCTGGGACAACGAAAACACTCATACCTACGGAAGGATGGAGATTCGGTCAGCACCGTTAAATCAGGATTTTTAAACGGACGACTCTTCGACGTTGGCTTCACGAGAATCTTCCAATGCGACTGGAAGTTCTGCCGGGACCAAAGTACCTACTTTGACGTCAAGTCCTGGGCAAACAAGGACAAAGCCTTTGGCTCAAAGCTCGCATTTGATCTCGATGGGAACGGTATAAGTGGACGATACTATAAACTATTGTCTTCAAATTCACTCCCATTGAAACAAGCTCTTTTACGAGAGTGGCATGGCGAGAGGTTGATGCCTTGGGTGCATTATATCCCTGTCAGCCAGAGTCTTAAAGAGTTACCCGAACTGGTAACCTACTTAACCTCGACGGAGAGAGGGCAGAGTTTGGCCGAGGATATCGCAAACCGAGGCAAGGAGTGGATAAGGAAAGCCGTGAGGGAGGTTGATATGGcgatttatttatatagattattgcTGGAGCTTGCTAGGCTTCAGGATCCAGAGCGCGAAGCTTTGTAG
- a CDS encoding hypothetical protein (TransMembrane:12 (i52-78o84-101i135-155o175-194i201-223o243-263i284-310o330-352i386-406o418-436i456-475o487-506i)), with the protein MTTNQDKRSFDVCDTARFSESDNVDEKKGTPADRADMYRLGKTQDLRRNFRFLSIFGFSMILMCSWEFSLSVAAIGLVNGGTAGLIWMFFICWIGFLLVNISMAEMASMAPTTGGQYHWVSEFAPTKYQKLTSYLMGWMCVLGWQVACAATAFIAGTQIQGLIILNNPNYFPHPWHGTLLAIAVAAFTVVFNTLLARKLPLIEAIVLVIHIFAFFGILVTLWVLSPRANAKDVFTQFSDGGGWGSLGGSALVGIIAGTIPLLGGDAAVHMSEELRDASSTLPKAMILTTVVNGFFGWMMVITFCFCIGDLEQVISSPTGQPFMQVFLNSTQSAASATAMSTFIVAMTIFANLTVVATASRQLYAFARDHGVPFDTWFSRVPTGYDVPINAIMVTFVTSCLLSLLNIGSPVALNSITSMATTGQLSSYIVCISCMAWRRCAKQPILPSKFNLGRWGLPINIASVVFLLIIFVLAFMPGNPNPTAAEMNWSIVMYAAVSIFAVVYYILQGKHRYEGPVANYKVDQRFTITMSQITLREASYFELPEIANILTKAFWDHEIFGDLIHPRRRVFPHDTQMYWLRRARVTFWDYRWRFVVAVAKDSSGKEVIAGVAQWERLGEGGKKLECFYLDPRNLLKPLSALVMHVQAKLSPSRAADLKNEDIIERAYPYFTHIWSQKRAESWYLAALAVHPDFQGQGVGKKLTQWGIEKAQAEGVCASVIAAHGTDEFYKRLGFDEQFGRANDGIGNPLANVPGSNMYWYWPRT; encoded by the exons ATGACCACCAATCAGGACAAGAGATCTTTCGATGTGTGCGATACTGCTCGCTTCAGCGAAAGTGACAATGTCGATGAGAAGAAAGGCACTCCGGCTGATCGCGCCGATATGTATCGGCTGGGGAAAACACAGGATCTGAGG AGGAACTTTCGCTTTTTGTCAATCTTTGGCTTCTCCATGATTCTCATGTGTTCATGGGAGTTTTCGCTGAG TGTCGCAGCAATCGGTCTGGTCAATGGTGGTACAGCCGGCTTAATCTGGATGTTCTTCATCTGCTGGATAGGCTTCCTGCTCGTTAATATCTCAATGGCCGAAATGGCTTCAAT GGCCCCAACGACCGGAGGACAATACCACTGGGTATCCGAATTCGCGCCGACGAAGTACCAAAAGCTTACCAGCTATCTTATGGGATGGATGTGTGTCCTCGGCTGGCAAGTCGCATGCGCAGCGACCGCCTTCATCGCTGGTACACAGATCCAAGGCCTCATCATCCTGAACAACCCCAATTACTTCCCCCATCCATGGCACGGAACACTCCTTGCCATCGCCGTCGCTGCCTTCACCGTCGTCTTCAATACACTGCTGGCTAGAAAGCTTCCCTTGATCGAAGCTATCGTTCTGGTCATTCACATTTTTGCCTTTTTCGGTATCCTCGTTACTCTCTGGGTTCTATCACCGAGAGCTAATGCGAAAGACGTTTTTACCCAATTCAGTGACGGAGGTGGTTGGGGAAGTCTCGGCGGCTCGGCTCTCGTGGGTATCATTGCTGGTACTATCCCTCTTCTTGGAGGCGACGCTGCTGTCCACATGTCCGAGGAACTTCGTGATGCCAGCAGTACCCTTCCGAAAGCCATGATCTTGACAACTGTTGTCAATGGCTTTTTCGGGTGGATGATGGTTATTACTTTCTGTTTTTGCATCGGCGACTTGGAACAGGTTATCTCGTCACCCACAGGTCAGCCTTTCATGCAAGTATTTCTTAACTCGACACAATCTGCTGCCAGCGCGACAGCCATGTCGACTTTCATCGTTGCCATGACCATATTTGCCAACCTGACTGTGGTAGCCACAGCATCTCGACAACTCTACGCCTTTGCCAGAGATCATGGAGTTCCCTTTGACACGTGGTTCTCCCGTGTACCGACAGGTTACGATGTGCCCATCAACGCGATCATGGTGACATTCGTAACATCATGCCTGTTGTCACTCCTCAACATTGGTTCTCCTGTCGCTCTCAATTCCATCACATCGATGGCAACGACAGGCCAATTGTCCAGCTACATCGTCTGTATCAGTTGTATGGCTTGGAGACGCTGTGCCAAACAGCCTATCCTTCCTTCCAAGTTCAATCTCGGCCGATGGGGACTGCCTATCAACATCGCTTCAGTGGTTTTTCTTCTCATTATTTTCGTACTTGCTTTTATGCCTGGCAATCCTAACCCGACAGCAGCGGAGATGAACTGGAGTATCGTCATGTATGCTGCGGTTTCAATCTTTGCTGTAGTTTACTATATCCTACAAGGAAAGCACCGTTATGAGGGGCCCGTTGC CAATTACAAGGTTGATCAGAGATTCACCATAACCATGTCTCAAATCACACTACGAGAAGCGAGTTACTTTGAACTACCAGAGATCGCTAACATCCTGACAAAGGCTTTTTGGGATCATGAGATCTTTGGCGACCTGATCCATCCACGTCGTAGAGTTTTTCCTCATGATACACAGATGTACTGGCTACGACGTGCACGCGTCACCTTCTGGGATTATCGCTGGCGATTTGTCGTTGCTGTGGCTAAGGACAGTAGTGGAAAGGAAGTCATCGCCGGTGTTGCGCAATGGGAAAGGCtgggagaaggaggaaagAAACTTGAATGCTTCTATCTAGATCCTC GAAATCTTCTCAAGCCACTTTCTGCATTGGTTATGCACGTACAAGCCAAACTCTCACCCAGCCGAGCAGCTGATCTGAAAAACGAAGACATCATCGAGCGGGCGTACCCCTACTTCACACACATCTGGAGCCAAAAACGAGCCGAGTCATGGTATCTCGCAGCATTGGCAGTTCATCCGGATTTTCAAGGTCAGGGTGTGGGGAAGAAGCTGACACAATGGGGAATTGAAAAGGCTCAGGCCGAGGGTGTTTGCGCTTCGGTCATCGCTGCACATGGAACGGATGAATTCTACAAGAGACTGGGGTTTGATGAGCAGTTTGGTAGAGCCAACGATGGGATAGGGAATCCGTTGGCCAACGTTCCAGGGTCGAACATGTATTGGTACTGGCCTCGGACTTAG
- a CDS encoding hypothetical protein (TransMembrane:11 (o105-126i138-161o167-184i225-244o250-270i343-361o381-401i413-436o456-481i493-515o521-540i)) yields MASQDESLALDPEANVVSPSNSVSDQLPPTAEEKLKLRKIAGRIPWVSYLLCIVELAERASFYGCKTVFNNFMQFPLPKGGNGAGAVAKNDPNGHAGALNRGLQFASAMVLLFNFLAYVIPIFGAWLGDTKTGRFRAIMYGVVIGGVAHVIMVGGAAPAVLKAGNGLAPFMVSFFLLAIGAGLFKPNVVPLIVDQYTDQTEYVKTLKSGERVIVDPETTIQRIMLIFYMCINVGAFFMIATTYIEKYVGFWLAFLLPGIIYILLPVLLMWRYKSLKRAPPQGSDLNKFFKIVSLAIKENRGRVWAKDFFESVKPSVLAAKGKTVSWDSQAVEHARRTLSACQIFLYQPLFYLNNGGVGTVLSNQGASMTTKGAPNDLIHNFNPLTLMVFAPIMSFVLYPLLNRYHIKFGPISRMTVGYVSTIIGSLVGALLQWWVYKTSPCGYHASACDSVSPVSIWWQLPVVMLGAIGELFTAVTAYEMAYARAPEGMKSTVVAINLAMQALSAALAQILIPSINDPNLIWAWAAPGIVLFVQTIIFWVRHHHVNDEKFLIREEPKEDSPSVAEEK; encoded by the exons ATGG CTTCGCAGGATGAAAGCCTGGCACTCGACCCGGAGGCCAATGTCGTATCACCATCGAATAGTGTCTCGGACCAATTACCCCCGACCGCCGAGGAGAAACTTAAACTACGAAAGATAGCAGGCCGCATCCCATGGGTTTCATACCTTCTCTGCATAGTTGAGCTTGCAGAACGAGCCTCATTCTATGGTTGCAAGACAGTCTTTAACAATTTCATGCAGTTCCCGTTACCAAAGGGTGGTAACGGGGCTGGAGCTGTTGCCAAGAATGACCCCAACGGCCATGCCGGTGCATT AAACCGGGGCCTTCAGTTTGCCTCGGCCATGGTACTCCTGTTCAACTTCCTAGCCTATGTCATCCCAATCTTTGGTGCATGGCTCGGGGACACCAAAACCGGCCGTTTCAGGGCAATCATGTACGGAGTTGTCATTGGTGGCGTAGCACACGTTATCATGGTTGGAGGTGCAGCTCCCGCTGTTCTCAAAGCCGGTAATGGACTTGCACCTTTCATGGTCAGTTTCTTTCTGCTCGCCATCGGAGCAGGTCTATTCAAGCCCAATGTCGTTCCTCTCATCGTCGACCAATACACCGACCAGACAGAATATGTCAAGACACTCAAGTCTGGCGAAAGGGTCATTGTCGATCCCGAGACCACTATTCAGAGGATCATGTTGATCTTCTACATGTGTATCAACGTCGGTGCTTTCTTCATGATTGCTACAACTTATATCGAAAAGTACGTTGGCTTTTGGCTTGCATTTCTCCTTCCGGGTATTATCTACATCCTCCTGCCAGTGCTGCTCATGTGGCGATACAAAAGTCTTAAGCGCGCACCGCCACAAGGATCCGATCTCAACAAGTTCTTCAAAATCGTCAGTTTGGCTATCAAAGAAAACAGAGGCAGGGTTTGGGCCAAGGACTTTTTCGAGTCTGTCAAGCCATCAGTTCTTGCTGCCAAGGGCAAGACGGTTTCTTGGGATAGCCAGGCAGTCGAGCATGCTCGTAGAACTCTGTCTGCGTGCCAGATCTTTCTCTATCAGCCACTATTCTACCTGAATAATGGTGGTGTTGGTACGGTATTGTCGAACCAAGGAGCTTCGATGACCACGAAAGGTGCACCAAATGACCTGATTCACAACTTCAACCCACTCACCCTGATGGTCTTTGCGCCCATCATGTCATTTGTTCTTTACCCGCTCTTGAACAGATACCACATCAAGTTCGGTCCCATTAGTCGTATGACTGTTGGTTATGTATCTACTATTATCGGAAGTCTCGTTGGCGCACTTTTACAGTGGTGGGTCTATAAAACCTCGCCTTGCGGATATCACGCTTCAGCCTGTGACAGTGTATCTCCTGTTTCCATCTGGTGGCAGCTCCCTGTCGTTATGCTCGGCGCTATTGGTGAACTCTTCACTGCAGTCACGGCATACGAGATGGCATATGCTAGGGCGCCTGAAGGCATGAAGTCCACTGTCGTTGCAATCAACTTGGCTATGCAGGCTCTGTCCGCTGCATTGGCTCAGATCTTGATTCCTTCGATTAATGATCCCAATCTTATT TGGGCATGGGCCGCTCCTGGTATTGTTCTCTTTGTCCAGACGATTATCTTCTGGGTTCGACATCACCATGTGAACGATGAGAAGTTTTTGATTCGTGAGGAACCTAAGGAAGATAGTCCCTCTGTAGCAGAAGAGAAATAG
- a CDS encoding hypothetical protein (TransMembrane:6 (o20-41i53-75o95-117i129-152o175-198i210-229o)), giving the protein MVEYESNQFSPITSDDHAGNLWILTILSLIYALHVAVARIYIKYRMFGVDDVLYGVAFVLHIGQCVSMFVGLQHGLGKKNHITTPEQWAVSSKCLVASTIFFIMTLTFAKCSVLALIRRIIDCRPGKSEPFCIALIVITVIWGVASSISFLINCDPTSVLTVHNLERCPHQRGRWLSIASLDIVTELLTLALIVQLVWSVNIGHSRKWQVVAAFSFRLPLIGLAAVHVACANRYPLADEPQFAVTKTLMWQQIMVSWSLLSATSPNLKSFMASFNIGWGFPIAFDETNPDPSNSIALQELGKINCPAITTSTVSSVASSASTGRPCNWRPDVIAHQATITHESERTSLDDITEEEISRTGSHEMIINKEVTWNVTYEDKRRSTGISVPSQS; this is encoded by the exons ATGGTGGAGTACGAGTCAAATCAGTTTTCTCCCATTACTTCAGATGACCATGCTGGGAATCTGTGGATACTGACCATTCTGTCACTTATCTACGCGCTGCATGTGGCTGTGGCGAGAATATACATTAAATACCGCATGTTTGGGGTAGATGATGTGTTGTACGGCGTGGCGTTT GTTCTTCACATAGGGCAGTGTGTGTCCATGTTTGTGGGTTTACAACATGGTCTTGGCAAAAAGAACCACATCACGACACCTGAGCAATGGGCCGTCTCGTCAAAG TGTCTCGTCGCGTCGACCATATTCTTCATTATGACATTGACTTTTGCAAAATGCTCGGTCCTTGCTCTTATCCGACGTATCATCGACTGCAGACCCGGTAAGAGCGAGCCATTTTGCATCGCACTCATAGTCATTACCGTTATATGGGGCGTCGCGTCAAGCATTTCGTTCCTTATCAACTGCGATCCCACCAGCGTCTTGACTGTGCATAACCTCGAACGATGTCCACACCAG AGAGGCCGTTGGCTGTCCATCGCATCACTCGATATAGTAACGGAACTATTGACACTCGCCCTCATCGTCCAATTAGTATGGTCAGTCAACATTGGCCACAGTCGAAAGTGGCAAGTTGTCGCCGCCTTTTCATTTCGACTACCTCTCATCGGTCTGGCGGCTGTTCATGTGGCATGTGCGAACAGATACCCGCTCGCCGATGAACCTCAATTCGCGGTTACCAAAACCCTCATGTGGCAACAGATAATGGTTTCATGGTCTCTACTGTCTGCTACCTCGCCTAATCTCAAGAGTTTCATGGCTTCTTTCAACATCGGCTGGGGCTTCCCTATCGCTTTCGACGAGACAAATCCCGATCCATCGAACTCAATCGCGCTTCAAGAGTTGGGCAAGATCAATTGTCCAGCCATTACTACATCGACAGTATCATCTGTTGCTTCGTCCGCAAGCACTGGGCGGCCATGTAACTGGAGGCCTGATGTGATTGCGCATCAAGCAACAATAACACACGAGAGTGAAAGGACTAGTCTCGATGACATAACTGAGGAGGAAATCTCTCGGACGGGTAGTCACGAGATGATTATCAACAAAGAAGTGACATGGAATGTCACCTACGAAGACAAAAGGCGTTCAACTGGAATCTCAGTCCCCTCCCAGTCTTGA